In the genome of Anabaena cylindrica PCC 7122, the window GGGTAGCATTAGGCATAGAAGCCATAGATTGGTCATCTATTGGTCTAATTACCATCGGTTGGATTTTAACACCTGTAATTAGTGGTATTGTTGCCGCTTTTTTTTACAGTCTCATTCAGCGTTGGATTTTAGCTCAACCTCACCCAGTAGCGCAATTACAAGAATGGATTCCCTGGTTAAGCACGATTTTAATAACTATCTTCGGTGTAATTGTGCTTCCAACCCTCACCCAACCACTAACAAATTATTTAATCAAAAAAGTTGGTTTAAACATACCTACTCACGACATCCCCATATTTACAGGTGCAGCAGCAGCTATTGGACTGACACTCTATAGCTGGAAAAAACTACAAGACAATCAAAAATCTTTTTCCCAATCACCAATTCCCAATCCCGTTGAAAGCTTATTTGCTCGTTTTCAACTATTGAGTGCTTGCTTTGTTGCCTTTGCACATGGTTCTAATGATGTCGGCAATGCGATCGCACCCCTCGCAGTCATATCCTACATCAATCAAACCGGAAGCGTCCCCATTAACGGCCTCACCATCCCCATCTGGATTATGATCCTTGGTGGTCTTGGCATCGTCGCCGGTTTAGCCATTTGGGGTCAAAAAGTCATCGCTACTATTGGCGAAAACATCATTTCTTTGCAACCTAGTAGCGGATTCTGTGCCGAACTAGCCACCGCTGCCACCATCTTACTAGCTTCTCGATTTGGCTTACCAGTATCCACCTCCCATGCCCTAGTTGGCGGTGTAGTCGGTATTGGACTAGTACAGAACCTAAAATCAATTAAATTCCAAACCCTCCAAGGAATAGCCTCAGCCTGGGTAATTACAGTCCCCATTAGTGCCATTATCAGCGCCACCATCTTCAGCATTATCCGGATGATCTTAAATTGAAAATGAAATTTATGGAGATTCTCACATACTGGTTCTCTATGAAATGCAATACATTCTAGGGTTACAGTTAAGTAGGGCTTCCTGTTTCACTACAAAACCTTCAGTGCTGTACTCACACATTCAACTTGAATAAGACTTACGCAAGCGTCATACTTAATGTTTCTTAATAAGATGCGGCAGATGTTGAAAATTTCTTGATTGTTGCCAAAATTATCGAGTCTGACACATCCTAATTAATATGCCAGTTGCGTAAGCCCTATTGAATCCCACGGATTTAAAACCACCATATTCTGCAATTGGTGCTAAAAATACAGCCTATTTTTGCAGAATTTCGACTCATTTATTAGAATATTATGCAGGGAATGGTAGTATATTTTCTTTTTTATAGAACAATACTTTAATTCCCTAAAGCAACGGAAACTGTCACCCACTTTACATTTCGCACAAATTTTGGTTTTTCATAACCTACCCATCTGCAAGGCTTTGAAACAGTTATCAGTGAACAAGTAGACAGTGAACAGTAAACAGTGAATAGTTATCAGTAGACAGTGAATAGTTATCAGCCTAAAAATTGATAACTGACAACTGATAACTGATTTATCGTCAAGGTGTTAGAGGTTATAAACTAATGGGGCGATTTGAGAAGCGACCAGACAACCCAAGAATCCGAGGCGACTTATCCAGAGCAGCAGAAAACGCCCTCTGGGATGTGGTCGAGGATTTAGAAAATCTTCAAAAGAATGTTCTGAAATCGTTGCAAGACGACGTAAAGCGGCTGGAGTCCGAAAAAACTCGTTTAGCTAATGATATTCAACGATTGACCGAAGAAAAAGAAAAGTTACAGCAAGCTCGACAAATTACTGAACAGCAAGTTTTAATCCGTCAGCTGGCTGAAGTTTTGGCAAAGCATATATCTTCACAACTACAATCTTCACTAAAGACTTTAGCCGCCCAATCAATTGAAGGTGAATCTTCCGAACGAGTCACATTGAGATCTGCGGAAGTTAATCCCCTCGCAGCTAGTCAGATCAATGAAAATGTTGGTCAAATGTTGGACAATTTGGATGATAGTGTCACAATTGCCTTTAGCTCGCTGCAACAAGAACTAAAAAATTATCAAAGTCATCTTTCCCAGCAGTTGTCACGAATGTACGACCAACAGCAAGAAGGAGAAGACATATTAGCAGAATTTATTAATCGTCTCAAAGGGGAACTGGACAAAACCAGAGAAACAACTTCTCTCAAGGTGTTAACAGGAGGTGCGCCAACTGTATTACAACTAAATGAGCCATACAAAAACGGTTTCTTGGAGAAATCTCCAGAGAGAATCATTTCTGAACCAATTTCTCTGTTTCCTCAAGAGTCACCAAAGAGCGAAAATTCATCATCAACAGAGGCTGTAGTTACATCACCACCAACTCAGGAAAACACACCTGAGCCAATGTCTTTTAAGACTCCTGATTCCTTCACAAAGCAATCAACATCAGAATTATCGACTCAGGAAAATACACCTGAGCCAATTTCTGTCCTTACTCCTGATTCTTCCACAAAGCAGTCAACATCAGAATCATCAACTCAGGAAAACACACCTGAGCCAATGTCTTTTAAGACTCCTGATTCTTCCACAAAGCAGTCAACATCAGAATCATCAACTCAGGAAAATACACCTGAGCCAATGTCTTTTAAGACTCCTGATTCTTCCACAAAACAATCAACATCAGAATTATCGACTCAGGAAAATACACCTGAGCCAATGTCTTTTAAGACTCCTGATTCCTTCACAGAGCAATCAACATCAGAATCATCAACTCAAAAAACCACACCTGAGCCAATTTCTGTTCTCATTCCTGACTCCTCACCAAAGCAATCAAAATACTCACCCCCACTCACACCCAGACGGGAAACAACAACCAGAAGAGAAAGATCCCGTAGTTCTCCAAATTGGTCACCGGTTCAGGTGGGTTTCCTGTTGGTTGTGTTGTCAACAGTGATGTCATCACTTTACAACGTAGCGGTAAAGGCGCTTTTTTACAAAGGTTCTGATTTTCTAGGAAATTTCGAGACGCAGCAATTGATTGCACCAACTTTGGGGAATATTTTCTTAATTTTGATGCTGAGATTATTAGTTGTTGTGCCATTAATGTTACTTTTGGCTCCCATTTTACACCCCTCTGTTTGGCAAGATCTACAAAATTTATTTGATTCAGTAGGGAGAAATGCTACTTCCAATCAGGCAAAAACAAAACAAGTATTAATCTTGTCAGTCGTGGGTGGCTGTTTGTTGTTTTTGTCCCAAGTACTCATTTATATTGCAATTGGTAAAGTTTTAACTGGTATTGCGGTCGCACTCTTCTTTATCTATCCCCTGGTTAATGGACTCTTAGCATGGTTCCTCTTTCGTGAACGCCCCAATTTATTCAGCGCTGGTGCTATTTTCGGCATTTTTTGTGGTGAATTATTAATCTTAGGTAGTTATTCAAATGGTATGAATAATACCTCTTTAGGAATTATTTCTGGAATTATGTCCGGAATGGCTTTTGCTGTTTACGTAATTCTTACTAGGTTGTGCGCTCCGAAACTGCATCCAGTTTCTTTTGCTTTAATTAACTTCGCCACCATGTTGCTATTAAGCTTCATCTGCTTAATGGTACCGCTACCAAGTGATTGGAGTTTAGCAATTAGATCAGCCAATTTACTGGAAGTGATATTAAGTGCTTTTATGTTGGGTGTCCTGACTCTTTGCGGATATTTGTTTAATAATTTTGGAATTCGCAAATTAGGTGGGCCACCATCGGCTATTATCGGCGCGCTTGTCCCAGTTGTAACCGTGATTTTTGCTGGATTGATGATTCAGGAAAAATTGGATATTGTGCAAATCATGGGAGTGTTGTTAGTCACTGGTGGTGCAGTTGCTATCAGCTTTGAAAAAATGCGTAATCATTTACAATCTTCTAATACCAATAATCAAAGGATGAAGAACAATGAAACTAAATATCGGGGGTAATAATTTACTTTTGATTTCCAGTAATTGTTATATTTCTCAATTTGGATAAATTTGGTGTTAGATTATAGGTTGGTTTGATAATTAAGCCGCCTAGCAGCAGAGATTTCAGTTGACAAAAAAGCAATTTAAATGCACCACAGTTTATACTTTATTAGCTGCATCATCCAATTATTAACCTGATGCAGCAAAAGTCCATAATTTTTAGTGGTGCGCAGAACTACCTCCGCTGTATAAAGTTAACGATTTACACCCTGAGTCATTTAAAACCAAGCAATTTTAGGGTAAAAGCATAAAAATCTTCATCTAGTGTGAAGACAAAAATTGCATTTGGGTGTAAAATAGATAGTTTAATTTGACTACCACTCTTGTAAACGTGCTATTCATCTGTCTGTCAATATGAGTAACGACATAGATCTGATCAAACGTCTTGGTCCGAGTGCGATGGATCAGATCATGCTTTATCTAGCTTTTAGTGCCATGCGGACAAGTGGACACAGGCATGGAGCATTTTTAGATGCAGCCGCAACAGCAGCTAAGTGTGCGATTTATATGACCTATCTGGAGCAGGGACAAAACCTGCGAATGACTGGGCATTTGCACCACCTTGAGCCAAAGCGAGTCAAAATAATTGTCGAAGAAGTGAGACAAGCTCTAACTGAAGGTAAATTGCTAAAAATGCTGGGTTCCCAAGAACCTCGCTATCTGATTCAATTGCCTTATGTGTGGATGGAAAAATATCCTTGGCAGCCAGGAAGATCTCGTGTTCCTGGTACAAGCCTGACTAGTGAGGAAAAAAGGCAAATTGAGCGTAAACTGCCCAAGAACCTGCCTGATGCTCAGTTAGTTACATCCTTCGAGTTTTTGGAGTTAATAGAGTTTCTCCACAAGCGATCGCAAGAGGAGTTACCACCACACCACCAAATGCCCCTGAGTGAAGCCTTGGCAGAACATATCAAGCGCCGTTTGCTCTATTCAGGTACAGTGACACGCATTGATTCTCCTTGGGGAATGCCTTTCTACGCCCTCACTCGTCCTTTCTATGCCCCCGCAGACGATCAAGAGCGTACTTACACAATGGTGGAAGATACCGCTCGATACTTCCGCATGATGAAAGATTGGGCAGAACGGAAAGCGAATGCCATGCGTGCTGTAGAAGAACTGGATATACCCCTCGAACAGATGGAACAAGCCATGGAAGAATTGGATGAAATTATTCGAGCTTGGGCAGATAAATATCACCAAGATGGAGGTATGCCGATGATTCTACAAATGGTTTTTGGTAATCAAGACGATTAAGCCGACCAAAGTTTAGACATAATCTGCTAATTTTTGGTTAGACAACTTTGATTAATCTAATTTGGAGACGACAGTAAAATATCTTTCATGGCTCTTCTTCACGCCATGAGCGCGGCTAATATGTGTGGAAAGCAAAGTTCTCACACAGTCGTAGTAGTCAGGAAAAGTAAATTTGAGGGGTTAAAAACAGGAAAAAAGTCCTAATATCCCCTAAACTTGCCTACACCAGCCATTGTTGGCTTGATGGACTAGTAGGGTGGACGATTTGCCAACCCTACGATTGTAAAAATTACAGTCAAATTCAACTCTTAGATACCGCTACCACTGGGAGTTGATGGCATAGGAGCAGTTTCAAGACTAGGATTTGATCCAGGCGCTGTTGTAGATCCTTCCCCAATACTAATAATTCTGTCACTAGCATTAATACAAGTGTTCAACGACTGAATTGGGGTTAAATCAATTTCTTTACGCAAGCCAACGACGCACTGAGCAAAAGTCACGGGTAATAAACTGCGTCCACAGTAAGTTAAGGTGGTTGGGTCAATTGCCTTCTGAGTACTCTTGCTGATGCCAACTACACAGGCCGCTAATTCTTGAGGACGACGGGCTTTACTACAGGAATAAAGCGCTTCGGTAGAGGCAATTTCCGTCTGCTTTTTGATTTGAGCTACACAGCTAGACAAATCTTTTGGTCGCAGGGCTGTAGAACAACCTTGAGATGCGGCTTGCGCTGTCACTCCGACACTCAATAATTGAGCCGCACAGACACGGTAATCATTTCTATAAGAATCTGTAACAGCTATACTCGGTATCACATTTATCAAAAATCCTGCGATCGCTACAACTGGTACTGTCAAAATTCTCAAAACATAATTTCTGTTTTGGTTCTGAAAATTGCTAATTTCTTTTTTGCTCTCTAACATAAGCTATTCTCCAAACACCAAGGTTATGCTAACTTAGAATCTGCTTAAACTCCTCTGCAATCAAGAAATTTTGACGCGATTGTCTAAAATAGTCCCAAAGCCTAATACTACGATTTTGAACTATTCCCAACAGCAGAGAATGAATTTTGTCTCAGGTTAGACTATAGTAGATAGTTTGTGGCGAAAACGACTCAAATCATAGTCAACATTGCGTCAGCAGTCACTAAACCTAAAAACTCAGTCTTTTAGCAACACCTGAGTTAAACGTACCGTGGGACACATGGAAACGCAGGGTTAAAATCCTGAAAGCTTGGTAAGTACTGTTTTGGGTGGGCAATACCCTACTTAAAGCTAGTACCGTGGAAATGAAGTCTTCCAAAAACTATTGAAACTAGTTACTTGGTTCGAGAGAGCGAGTATTTAGGGGTAGTTTTTCAGAAGACAGATCATTAAACCAAGAATACTCTAGCCAACTGCTTTGAGGAATGTCATAATAGAATATTTGCGTAAAGTTTAAACAGGATTAAATTAAGGAAACTCATGTCCCGATATAGAGGGCCCCGCCTCAGAATTGTCCGCCGCTTGGGCGACTTACCAGGATTAACCCGGAAAAGCCCTAGACGTGCTTATCCACCAGGTCAACATGGCCAAAACCGTAAAAAGCGCTCTGAGTATGCTATCCGTCTAGAGGAAAAGCAAAAACTCCGCTTAAACTACGGTTTGACTGAAAAGCAAATGCTGCGCTATGTACGAAAAGCTAGACGTGTTACTGGTTCTACCGGACAAGTCTTACTGCAATTTCTAGAAATGCGTTTAGATAATACAGTTTTTCGCATGGGTATGGCTCCTACCATTCCAGCGGCGCGTCAATTGGTAAATCACGGTCATGTCACTGTTAACGGTCGTGTAGTGAATATTGCCAGCTATCAGTGCCGTCCTGGTGAGGAAATTGCTGTCAGAAATAAAGAAGCATCCAAGAAATTGGTAGAAGCTAATTTGCAATATCCTGGTTTAGCTAACCTCCCCAATCACCTAGAATTTGATAAAAACAAATTGACTGGTAAAGTTAACAGCGTGATTGAGCGAGAATGGGTAGCACTCCAAGTTAATGAACTATTGGTCGTGGAATACTACTCACGTCAAGCCTAAGAAAATGCTGAGTACCGAGTGCTGAGTTTAGATTACTCAGGACTCAGGACTCACAACCTAGGACTCAGGACTGTCTTACCCCCCAATCTGCGACATGGTACGGGTGTAAGTACCAGAACTACCTGAATCGCGTTGCTTAAAGTTAATTTCAGCTTTGATGTTTAGTAATTGTTTGACTTGTTGTCTTAATTGGGCAGTGCTAATACCAGCACGTAAAGAAGTCTTTAAGTCTATTTGACCAGTTTCGTTTAATAAGCAGGGACGTAGCCAGCCATCAGCACTCAGACGTACTCGGTTACAGCGATCGCAAAAACATTCCGACATCTGGCTGATAAATCCTAGCGTGCCTTTAGCTCCCGGAATTTGAAAGACATCAGCAGGACCGTTCCCATAAATCTGAGATTCTGTTAAACCCCAATGTTCACGAATACTGTACCGTAAATCAGCTGAAGATATCCAACCGCGATCGCTAAATAAATATTCATTGCCAATAGGCATAAATTCAATAAACCTGATATGCCATTGTTTATCAATCGTTAAGGCAGCTAAATTGAGAATTTCATGGTCATTAACACCGGGAATTACCACAACATTTAACTTCAGCGGGTCAAATCCTACACAATAAGCAGCTTGAATCCCTTCCCAAACTTGTTGCCAACGTCCACGCCCATGATTACCAATGATTTGCTCAAAAGTGTCGGGTTCGAGAGAATCTAAACTAATATTAATTCTTCTTAATCCTGCATCATAAAGATTTTGTGCTATTGGGGCTAGTAAAAACCCATTGGTAGTCATAGCCAAATCTTGGGTTTGGGGAAGATTTGCGATTTTGCTGACCAAATCTACCACACTAGGACGCAGTAGAGGTTCTCCACCAGTCAAACGAAAGCGGGTAAAGCCAAGGGGAATAAATACCTCTTGAATCAGGGTGAGTATTTCCTCATCACTTAACAACTGTTGCTTGAGGATATAATTCAGTTCTGCCCCTTCTGGCATACAGTATTGACACCGAAAGTTACAGCGGTCAATTAAACTAATACGTAGATAGTCTACCTGGTTCATGGTTATTGCGGCTCAAAGCATGGGGAGACTGAAATTCTAGACTACCTCATGATTCGTGTAGGCAATTACAAAAAAGGCAGGAGGAAAAAACTGTCTTTTCTGGGTCTAAAGCCCAGTTTAAAAAAAGGTATTGGTACAAAGGGCGTAGCAAGAGATACAAAGCGTCTTCACTTAAATCTTACCTTTTTAAACGTCGGTTCCTTCTGCCTCCTATCTCTTGCCTCCTGAATTAATAACTTTTCATTGCCCGTTGAATATCGCGCTGATCTTGACGGCGTTTCAGGGATTCGCGCTTATCGTGGAGTTTTTTACCTTTACCTAAGGCAATACTTACTTTTACCCAACCGCGTTGGAGATACATTTTTAACGGGACTAGGGTTAAACCTTGCTGTTCTACCTTACCAATTAGCTTGCGAAGTTCCTGGCGATGCAGCAGCAACTTACGTGTGCGGCGCGGTTCATGATTAAAATATTGTCCACTGGAAGTATAGGGAGAAATATGTATATTTATTAACCATGCCTCGCCATTACGAAGTAATGCATAGCCATCTTGGAGATTAACCTTACCCGCACGAATCGACTTGACTTCAGTTCCGGTTAGCTGAATTCCAGCTTCATAGGTTTCTATGATTTCATACAAATAACGGGCTTGACGATTGTCGCTGATAACCTTGAAACCTTCTTTTTTGTCACTCATTGAGAATTTTGTTTGTGTTAAATATGCCTAAAATTTTCTTTAGACTGGACGTAATTTAGGTAAAGATGCTTTTTTAATCTTGAATATGGGTTTAAATGCAACTAACTTTACATATAATCTAACCTATCATTATAGCATTATTAAGTCCTTCCCTTGATATCAAAACGATATTAATTTTAAGACTTACGCAACTGGCATATTAGTAAGGCGCGTCAGATGTTAAAAATCCGTGGATTATTACCAAATAATCGAATCTAACGAACTCTACAATAGACCTCTCCGAAAATGAATGTAGAGACGTTCCATGGAACGTCTCTACAAGGGTTTCAAACCACGCACATTTAATTACCGGAGAGGTCTAATAAATAATAAATAAGTGAGCAATTACGGTATCTGCATCAGCGATTTGTTAAGAGTTATAAACTCTCTGGGGCTAATCAGTAAGAAAAGTCGAAGGTGTGTTAAATGTTATTAACACTTCCTAGGGATTTAAGATTTTCTTTATAAATCATCCCCTCAGGCAGACATTAGTAGGTAATCCTGTCATAGTATGAAACATAAGAACACTATTATTGCCAGTGTCTATTGATGGTGTTTATAGAAGCAAATTGCTGAGTAACAAAAATGCTAGGGGTGTATTGTCCATGCCCTTGAAGATCCTTGTAGTGGATGACGACCTGGGCACTCGTCTGTCTATTAGCGACTATCTTGAACTGTCTGGCTATGCGGTGATTATGGCTGATGACGGTCAAGAGGCTTTGGCTATGGTAGAAGAGAACCAGCCTGATTTAATTGTCACAGATATTGTCATGCCAAGGATGAACGGTTATGAACTAGTGCGTCGGGTGCGTAAACAATCAGAATTTAGATTATTACCTGTAATTTTGTTAACAGCTCGTACCAAAACCCAAGAAAGGATTCTCGGCTATCAATCAGGCTGTGATTTATATTTGCCTAAGCCTTTTGAACTAGAAGAGTTAGCTGCGGCTATTCGTAATTTATTAGAGCGATCGCAAATTATTCAATCAGAGTACCGCTTTTCTCATCAAGAAAACTTAGATGCTTCCCACTCGACAAAAACATTAGACAGCCATAATTCTCTGTCCACTCAAATTCATATATCCCCAGTACTTTCATCACTAACTGCCAGAGAACAGGAAGTTTTAGAACTATTGACCCATGGATTCTCTAATGCCGATATGGGACATCAACTGCACCTGAGTCCGCGAACAGTAGAAAAATATGTCAGCAGTTTATTAAGAAAAACATCAACCAGCAATCGAGCCGAACTGGTACGTTTTGCAATGAAGCATGGTCTAGTGGAATAGATTGCAGGAGAACAGGGGAAGATGAGGGAGATAGGGGAGGAATATTTATCTTTCTCCTGACTCCTGACTCCTGACTCCTGACTCCTGACTCCTGACTCCTATTTCCTAAACTTGTTGACTTTTAACATAGTCTAGTAGACCTTCACAAGCATCAATGAGCAGATCAATCACCTGATTAAATCCCTCAGTACCACCATAATAGGGGTCTGGAACTTCTTTAAGGGTGTGTCTAGAACAAAAATCACACATCAAGCGGACTTGATGATGATATTGCCCAGAAAGGTCAACAGCCAGGATATTTTCATAATTGTCTTTATCCATTGCCAGAATTAAATCAAACTCCTGAAAGTCTGATTTTGTAAACTGACGGGCTTGACCACGGAGTTTAATTCCCAACTTTGTCACCGCAGCAGCACTCATGCGTCGGTCAGGTGCTGATCCAATGTGATAACTAGAAGTACCAGCAGAATCGCAATAAATACTATTTCCCAAATCAGCCTGATCAACTAAAAGATTCATAATATTTTCAGCTGAGGGCGATCGGCAAATATTACCAAGGCAGACAAAAAGCAACTTGTAAGGCATAAAATTCCTTTGTCATTAGTCATAGCTAATGACTAATGACTAATGACTAAAATCCAGGTAATTCTAGTCCACTGGTCAATTCTTCCATGCTTTCCCGCATAGTAGCAGTGGACTTGTTGTAGGCATCTTTCATTGCCGCTGTTACCAGATCAGAAAGTACTTCGACTCCTTCTGCCAATGCCTCTGGGGCAATTTCCACCCGCTTAGGTTCTTGGTTGCCACTGACAATCACCTTAACCAAACCACCGCCCGATTCTCCTTGGATCTCCATTTTCTCCAATTGTTCCTGGAGAAGTTTGGCACCTTCCTGAACTTGCTGGGCTTTTTTGAAAGCGTCAGCCAGTTCTTTCATTTTTCCTAAACCAAAACCAAAGCCCTGTCCTTTTCCTGATGTCATAATTAATTTTTCACTTATGCTTTGAATAACAAATCAAATTCAATTATAGATGTGGCTGGTAATTGGTAATTGGTAATTGGTAATTGGGGATTGGTAATTTTCTTGTCCCAGTCCCCAATCCCTAATCCCTATAAACAAACAGGTTGAAACTCACCGATCATTTTTACCTCTGGTTCCAACCAAATTGACCAACGTTCTTGTACCTCACGTTGAATATGGCTAATCAGACAGAATATATCGCTGGCTTTAGCTCCACCACGATTAACGATAAAATTGGCATGAAGTAATGCTACTTGCGCTCCACCAATTTGATAGCCTTTTAAACCAGCTTGTTCAATCAACCACCCAGCAGAGTAAGGGTTAGGATTGCGGAACACACTACCACAACTGGGAAAATTGTAAGGTTGGGTACTAAGCCGATGC includes:
- a CDS encoding inorganic phosphate transporter — translated: MIIIAFLAFYVAFNLGANDVANAMGTSVGSKAITLKQAIIIAGILEFTGAVLFGHGVTETLGTKIANPELFTTTPQTLLLGMVTVLIAAGIWLQIATSRGLPVSSSHAVVGAIAGFTWVALGIEAIDWSSIGLITIGWILTPVISGIVAAFFYSLIQRWILAQPHPVAQLQEWIPWLSTILITIFGVIVLPTLTQPLTNYLIKKVGLNIPTHDIPIFTGAAAAIGLTLYSWKKLQDNQKSFSQSPIPNPVESLFARFQLLSACFVAFAHGSNDVGNAIAPLAVISYINQTGSVPINGLTIPIWIMILGGLGIVAGLAIWGQKVIATIGENIISLQPSSGFCAELATAATILLASRFGLPVSTSHALVGGVVGIGLVQNLKSIKFQTLQGIASAWVITVPISAIISATIFSIIRMILN
- a CDS encoding EamA family transporter, with protein sequence MGRFEKRPDNPRIRGDLSRAAENALWDVVEDLENLQKNVLKSLQDDVKRLESEKTRLANDIQRLTEEKEKLQQARQITEQQVLIRQLAEVLAKHISSQLQSSLKTLAAQSIEGESSERVTLRSAEVNPLAASQINENVGQMLDNLDDSVTIAFSSLQQELKNYQSHLSQQLSRMYDQQQEGEDILAEFINRLKGELDKTRETTSLKVLTGGAPTVLQLNEPYKNGFLEKSPERIISEPISLFPQESPKSENSSSTEAVVTSPPTQENTPEPMSFKTPDSFTKQSTSELSTQENTPEPISVLTPDSSTKQSTSESSTQENTPEPMSFKTPDSSTKQSTSESSTQENTPEPMSFKTPDSSTKQSTSELSTQENTPEPMSFKTPDSFTEQSTSESSTQKTTPEPISVLIPDSSPKQSKYSPPLTPRRETTTRRERSRSSPNWSPVQVGFLLVVLSTVMSSLYNVAVKALFYKGSDFLGNFETQQLIAPTLGNIFLILMLRLLVVVPLMLLLAPILHPSVWQDLQNLFDSVGRNATSNQAKTKQVLILSVVGGCLLFLSQVLIYIAIGKVLTGIAVALFFIYPLVNGLLAWFLFRERPNLFSAGAIFGIFCGELLILGSYSNGMNNTSLGIISGIMSGMAFAVYVILTRLCAPKLHPVSFALINFATMLLLSFICLMVPLPSDWSLAIRSANLLEVILSAFMLGVLTLCGYLFNNFGIRKLGGPPSAIIGALVPVVTVIFAGLMIQEKLDIVQIMGVLLVTGGAVAISFEKMRNHLQSSNTNNQRMKNNETKYRG
- the hetR gene encoding heterocyst differentiation master regulator HetR; amino-acid sequence: MSNDIDLIKRLGPSAMDQIMLYLAFSAMRTSGHRHGAFLDAAATAAKCAIYMTYLEQGQNLRMTGHLHHLEPKRVKIIVEEVRQALTEGKLLKMLGSQEPRYLIQLPYVWMEKYPWQPGRSRVPGTSLTSEEKRQIERKLPKNLPDAQLVTSFEFLELIEFLHKRSQEELPPHHQMPLSEALAEHIKRRLLYSGTVTRIDSPWGMPFYALTRPFYAPADDQERTYTMVEDTARYFRMMKDWAERKANAMRAVEELDIPLEQMEQAMEELDEIIRAWADKYHQDGGMPMILQMVFGNQDD
- the rpsD gene encoding 30S ribosomal protein S4; translated protein: MSRYRGPRLRIVRRLGDLPGLTRKSPRRAYPPGQHGQNRKKRSEYAIRLEEKQKLRLNYGLTEKQMLRYVRKARRVTGSTGQVLLQFLEMRLDNTVFRMGMAPTIPAARQLVNHGHVTVNGRVVNIASYQCRPGEEIAVRNKEASKKLVEANLQYPGLANLPNHLEFDKNKLTGKVNSVIEREWVALQVNELLVVEYYSRQA
- the moaA gene encoding GTP 3',8-cyclase MoaA, with product MNQVDYLRISLIDRCNFRCQYCMPEGAELNYILKQQLLSDEEILTLIQEVFIPLGFTRFRLTGGEPLLRPSVVDLVSKIANLPQTQDLAMTTNGFLLAPIAQNLYDAGLRRINISLDSLEPDTFEQIIGNHGRGRWQQVWEGIQAAYCVGFDPLKLNVVVIPGVNDHEILNLAALTIDKQWHIRFIEFMPIGNEYLFSDRGWISSADLRYSIREHWGLTESQIYGNGPADVFQIPGAKGTLGFISQMSECFCDRCNRVRLSADGWLRPCLLNETGQIDLKTSLRAGISTAQLRQQVKQLLNIKAEINFKQRDSGSSGTYTRTMSQIGG
- the smpB gene encoding SsrA-binding protein SmpB — its product is MSDKKEGFKVISDNRQARYLYEIIETYEAGIQLTGTEVKSIRAGKVNLQDGYALLRNGEAWLINIHISPYTSSGQYFNHEPRRTRKLLLHRQELRKLIGKVEQQGLTLVPLKMYLQRGWVKVSIALGKGKKLHDKRESLKRRQDQRDIQRAMKSY
- a CDS encoding response regulator transcription factor, with product MPLKILVVDDDLGTRLSISDYLELSGYAVIMADDGQEALAMVEENQPDLIVTDIVMPRMNGYELVRRVRKQSEFRLLPVILLTARTKTQERILGYQSGCDLYLPKPFELEELAAAIRNLLERSQIIQSEYRFSHQENLDASHSTKTLDSHNSLSTQIHISPVLSSLTAREQEVLELLTHGFSNADMGHQLHLSPRTVEKYVSSLLRKTSTSNRAELVRFAMKHGLVE
- a CDS encoding low molecular weight protein-tyrosine-phosphatase, translated to MPYKLLFVCLGNICRSPSAENIMNLLVDQADLGNSIYCDSAGTSSYHIGSAPDRRMSAAAVTKLGIKLRGQARQFTKSDFQEFDLILAMDKDNYENILAVDLSGQYHHQVRLMCDFCSRHTLKEVPDPYYGGTEGFNQVIDLLIDACEGLLDYVKSQQV
- a CDS encoding YbaB/EbfC family nucleoid-associated protein — translated: MTSGKGQGFGFGLGKMKELADAFKKAQQVQEGAKLLQEQLEKMEIQGESGGGLVKVIVSGNQEPKRVEIAPEALAEGVEVLSDLVTAAMKDAYNKSTATMRESMEELTSGLELPGF